atcctTTCGCTGGTAGAATGCCTTATGTTTAGTGTATACtcttcaattaaaatatggaaacttaagtttttaaataattagtttttacaatttcaaaaggCGGCAGTAAATCGACTATAAAAGACACATTatggtatatatgtatattcttaaagttaaaaatgtcgcaaaaatttgtattaagcaccagtcaattgtaaccaaggcccctccaggtccggggaatagcgaggactttaactttcggtccagccaagcccgggtaaagcCCCCGcgctgcggggacgaactgatggtaaaatccctgccaaatgcacCCGAACCCCaaggaccctaagtaaggcacattccccgctatatttggcgcgaatacaaaaccaccgcattcacccggcacttcggggccaccgggaaggtaaaaacacggcccatttccccggctatccccggtatacccccggaccttgggggccgtggttacaattgactggtgcattatttcaaacaataaaaacactacTAATGTTCAAGTCTATGATACCGTGTACTGCAGCAAAGGGTTTTGTAATAGCCGACAATAATAGCTTTTACATGCTAATTGGCCTGTATTTGTAGTCAAAGGCTAGTCATGAAATGATACGTAAGAGACTactaaaaatgttataattatcgAATATCTAAAACAGAGCACAAACTGGAAGAATTTTATTGTACATTACCTGAATTATATATACAGCCCCTTGTAAACTTTAGACTACGTAATAACCACTTACCTGTTGAAAAGGGAAGAAGGCTTGgactaaatattaaatgatcgtaaatgtatttttttgtaaccTAAACGAAATTGGAGACAAATTCCATTACCTCCTTAGAGGTCCAGACTTTAATAACGAACGAAAAACATTATTACCTCATGTTAATAGAAATACTATAACTATTCTCGGATTTAAATCTATTATGAACGAGAATAATGAAACAAAGCTAGTTAATGTAAGCAAATTGTCATGACAATATGTAAAACACTGCAAACCCAACCTGTCATGGACTAAATCTTACgccaataatattttatatccaAACCCTTAAatctgcaccctcacagatttaccatttttgcaacttaattttaatgtcttggaaagagcatttttttgcgtaaatggctgcaaaccagtgatataagattgctgacaaaagatcagatcgcagactttcatatttccgttcgaaaattaatgttttatggcttaaaccgttactacggtttaagaaacatgcataaaacatcattttttaacttgaatataaaaatctgcgatcttatttttgtcagtagtcttatataactggtttccttggattttcgcaaaaattggctcgttccaagacaaaaaaataaagaagttgtcacaacgttcaaactgtgagagtgcagctttaagggctcaCTAATTCCAATTTGTACTTTGTTAGACTTTGTTAGCTGTATTTAGATACCTTACAACCTGATTCAATACTAAATTTGTTCTATATTACAGATGTAATTTGTATTAGATGTATTTACCTCTTTTCACATGCTCTATGTGCTGAGTGTATAATAAAACTGCaaactgtaaaataaaaagaCTCCAGAATTAGATGCAGTGTGTTGATATTGCGTTGTCAAACaagtgttttatttgcatttatgaacaaaaaaacaacaaaaaaaaaacacacacacaacaaaTTGAATTTACCGTGTGGGAAATCACATTACTTCAacttctcacatgggtcaccactgGTCAAAATTGATGTGAATATACAAGTAAATGACGTTAACttctaaataacatttttgacagaAAAGGTATTAAAATAGTTCTTAACCTATCAAAGacaatgctattttctgcttctgtgctatgaaatattttagataaggTTATATTTCAACGGTGCGATCCTGGACCAAATTTTGAACTTGACGGAatttttgtagaacgatgcaacgctgtgtgcgccgtgattcTTTGTTATGTATGCATTTCTTGATAATGAGTTATATTTAAGAAGTCAGACATGCATTAAAAAGTTAGTTGTGTTCGTTACTTTCATGAAacgaattgtttgtaaatagTATTTTGTTCTAGCAATAGAAATCGAATTTTCAAGCaatgctgttgttaacgtgaattgtatatatgttgttgttaacTTGAACTTCGTCTCAGCTTAATcaagcaaacaaatattttatctgaagacgttATAGAATCATCgcaacatgtatattttattctattacATAGTTTGAAATACTCTCTCAACTGTGGCGATAATGCATACAGCATAAAACTattctttcataaaatgaatttatatctATCCATGCGATCgatttgaaaatttatgttcTAGGGAGACGTCCCAAATACTAATTGTCTCTCTGTTGGAGACGGCTGCGTAATTTTCACCAAATGATAACACAAAGTggataaatttaaatgatttaaggaatgaattgcgggattgatgtcattatcggggatataaaCGCAGTTGGGCTAGTTAATGTGAGTGGAGTCCGTACTTTAACcggcccaactgcgttcatatccccgattaTGACAACTATCacgaattcattccttatatttacaccagtagttcattctttcattcaagaatcgttaaaaaaaacttcatttcatttaaaaaatatacagttattctttctcacccattctgtaaaaagaacgacccgaccgtaactggaaacagtttatcaaattgCATTACAATAACGCGGGGAAAAAATCAATCACttcaaatcaattttaaatgaaaattttaaattcttatgacaaaaatacattcaacatataaaaaatgGACACTTTCTAAGATGTTGATTTAAGATTTTCAGGGCCAGTTGACACAATACAAACCATAACAAGATAAAAACAcctcaatttacatgtatattgttatgcgatgattcgCTATCCGAATCACTTATTTGGCGTTTGTTGGTGCATTCGTCAGTTTTGAACGATGAATTTCCGAAGtttcatatatacaatatataccgGAATAGAATAATATAGCAGAAGATGTAGTGTCAGGGTATATCATGCATATCTATATAGTGAAGGAGTCGATGCCACTGTGTGAACACCACGGATCTAAAACTCGTACCTTGTATTCTAGATTAAATGACATATTCTAAATTCCAATATTTCACTGTAAATTATGAATACAGCCCATGATGTTCAAACTACTACATTATATTGCTTCATTTAACTTTTCTCATGCAAAAAACATCATCAATTTTCATTAATACACAAtaataaaggataaaaacaaaagacatacattttttattaagacttgtataATGTACATCGtctaaaaaacatatatatattcatataacatATCAACGTGTATATGGTCGCTGATTTGAAAGTTTATGGGAGCTACAGACGCTTGCAAACGCATGTATACACCAGTACCCGGTAGAGTACTATCGGGATATCATCTTCAACAAATAGCCAAAGAGACACGAACGCTGTTTACAATGGTCAGGTGCCTACTTTGAGAAGAAGTGAGATCACACCAGACGTATCTCGAGCACGTACATGATATGCGACGTCGTAGACGTCGTCGAACCTATCACGACGCGGGCCGACGGGGCGATGGTGTACGTCTTCAAGTCTCCATGATTTGATGTAGGAGAGACAGACATTTCTAATATTTACACCCGCAGTTGATGATAGAACTacgtttttgttgatatatttctttattaatgaAGTTAGTACCTTCAAGTATATTGTTGtataagaacatataaaatTGTTGAATGTACTGTTTAaatctttgtattttgtgtgcatctcacttaatatgttttatgttactTGTTCGTGGCCAAAGCTCTTGTGTTgccgatattgccaataaaacttGTAACTTGTAAAGCACAAACAAACTGTAATGTTTACGTGATAACgaatatgttctgttctatgaAACTGGTTTTGTGCACTCGTAATCGATctatgtaaaattaaatcaaagaaaatttgaaaaatccttGATTGTCATTGGCCTGCGCCGAAATGCAATCACCAAGTTgctttatatttcttatatattatGCTAATTTCATGCTTAATTGTTATCATGTGAagattttaaatagtttactgACTAAATTATTCTTGCTTTATTTCAcgacaatgtacatgtttgacacatctgtctgtctgtttaaATGGATTACAACCACATAATCACAATTTAATCACTAGAATACCCCCCTCCCcaaaaaacttatattaataaataaataaaataataataaaataaataaattcgactattacttaattaattatatagtaTGAAATAAGTTCTATTCAGGATTTATGgatttaaatttcattcataATACATGCTTGGCTGATTTCGGATCAAATTTAAATTGGCaacagtaaaaaaatcaatatcttTTATCCTGTGTATCGATTCATCCGAGGATGTAATCGGTTGCGCTGAAAAGCCAATATTGTcgaaatatcattattaattgaTCTTCCCAAAAAAAATCAGAaccaaaaatattataacacGTGGCCAAAATTGTCAATTTGTTATCCGAAATtcgaaaaaatgtcaaattttatatatatatatatacaatgcaTATATCTTAAGAAACTAATCCccctttttatcattatattataaaaactttttttgccTGAAGTCATGTTTTGCATATGTTGCAATTGCTatgaacaaaattatatatttaatgcaaaaaaacattgttGAGTGGAGTCGAGCATATCTGagatatttaatgttaaataaacttgtaaactCGAGACAAAAAAGAAATCCAACTGCATCATTATATGATTCTGAAGTACCTAATGTGTGAAAAAGGTCAAACTTAAGTGTCAAATAGTAattaaaaaatggcatttttccaCTTTTTGGTTTCATCAAAAAACACCTGTCACGATTTACCGTTAATTCACTGCCAATTAAGGGATCCAAGCTTTCCTCGTTTTGCTAAAGACAACCAATCAGAGAGCCAGTAAATGTTCACAGTAACTGGACATGCCATAAGGTTCGAACAAAAGACGTATTGCCTAATTAACATTACTTCGATCGTTTCAAAAATGGCATATTGGGTCGTGCGTACAAGCGTTTAGCGATACAGGCGCTTGTTTTTCGCACCTTTGACTATATTGCGTCAAAGATCAAGCGCGTTCATGGACCAGATGAAAAAGTCGTCTGCAGTTTCTTTAAAAAGCGCACCTGTCAATCAATTAGGCTGTCATTCCTTAAATggtcatttttataacaataacttGACCaatggtcaccaagctggagaACATCTCAGAAACTAGTACTTTACTATAAGTTGCAGTCGTGTTTAGGAATTTTCACAATATACCCTGAGGTTGAAAGGGACTCGTTCGCATGTTCAGCTTGGTGATAATCTTTGTTTTTCAAACTATTGTAACAACTTTCGCCAAAGAGGTGCTAGAATAATACAACTGTTTAATTACGTGCAAATATTCGCACTATTTACATTTGGTGCTATAGTTCACAATCAGGGAATACACAAATTGTTGACTTGTCAAAATGAGTGCGGCGACGTTGGTTCAAAATGACGTCGGGATGTTACGGGATACTTATGATTCCGGAAGTGGATATTACAGCGCCAAGGGAGAGCCGCTGCCGCCGACGACGGAGCTGCCGCGGTACCACGGGAGAGACGGTCTGTTTACGGAAGATCATGTGACAGGACGTGGCGAGGCACAGGTTGGTTTAAAAAGAAGCATCCCAATacattataattgaaaatacaagTGGTACATCATTATTAGTATTTTATTGGTTTTGTAATTGCAGATCGCTCTATCCTGCGCGTGGTACTTGGTCTAAACTCTAATACAACCTTTATGAATTTTGCactatattgaatatttgtttgtattacgtGTATTCTCGTAAAAAGAACGATTAAAAACCGGACGTGAAGgtgtaagtacatgtatgtgtaagaGTTGCAGTTGTGTTAAGAAGCCATTTGCGAAAGTTCAAATTAATCGTGTACCAGTAGGCACGATAGTAAATAACTTTTCTCGTGctgttgtatattttatttaaaatttggaCACTCTACACACAACTTGATGACGTAGTGCGCAACAATTAGCCTTCGCGTACACGTAGCTGTATAATAAGCGTTTCGCGACCTCTTAAATATCTCTTCTTAACATTTTCCAGGATAGTGCcccaaatatttataattatgcatgCAAAAAACAACTGTGTGTTTGCGACAAGCAACTGGTTTGCGCTTAATGTATTCTTGTTCTACAGGCTCATTTAACCCATAAAACACTAGCATATATCCTTGGGcctaaaaaatggtttggttaggccttttttaaaaacaaatattgggctttatataaaaatgccattttcatTATTGGAGTTAaggtaatcttctgtataaagcattCAAGTTTCTAAACTACatattgatttttatatatattttttttgttcaaactgactataaaaacggtagggtcggcgcctgtttcgtaggtagggtcgggtaacccgaaccaaatgtattgtTTAGGCCTTGCCATGAACAGAACTAGACGTtaacataaactattttatagCCAAACGCCATTCACTTGTACGTTTTAAACGTCTTCCGATATTAAGCAAACTTTAAGGTTATAAATTCATTAACCTTTGGCTCCCGCCATAGTAAATGTCAGGTTTATGGCaattgtgatttaaaatatttgtatacaggtAGAATCCGGATCGTCCGGCGAGGATTCATACATAGCGGAAGATGGCGAGGCGGAGACCTACTCCCACGGTAGTGAGGGTGATGAGGGGGAAGGGAGCGGCAGGTACGCAACCCTGGAGACCGTCAATTCGGCTTACCTAACCGGCGCTGCTACCGGAAACGTCAATGACAACGTGTACAGGAACGTTTCGCAAGCGCAGGTACGACCGTAAGGTGCACTTGGATAGGGTATAAAGTTCTGTAAAGTTTCAGAATTAAAACGGTAATCCAATGTTACAAtttaatggtgacatttgaCTGCGAATCTTATCTAATTAACAAGTTATTTTGTTACTTATACGGACGCGCACGTACGGACGTGAGATGTTCTTGGATAGGGGGCTGGGGAGAATATGACTgtaattgtataaaaattgtGATTATTACCGAAATCGCATGCAATTGAGCTCCATTCAAAACGTAATAAAATGTCAGTGTcttggggggtggggggggggggggagagtgTTTGCGTTTCAGAATTAAAACGGTATTCAAATGTTATGGTGACATATGTCtgcgaatcttatctagttaaccactTTTTATGTTACTTAAAAAGTGGAATTcacaaaccataactagataacctgtaaGTGTTGTACAAGTGTTGCCTGTTTTAAGTCtcatgatatttatcttaccgaaCAATATTCTCAAATATGAACTTGATAGCTAGATATTTATCGCGAAAAATAAAGCGGTTAACATAAAAACCTTACGGCAATAACATGCAACCAAACAGCATAGATTAAATTCACACTATTCCTTTTACTAGAGTAACGCTTTTATcgcattttcataaaaaagaaacaaacatgatATGTTTCGGAAATTCAAGAGGGAAGGCTCTTTACCAAAGTAAGCATTGACAATATACAACTCTTTTATCACAGGACGTCAACGTGATAGAATTCAAGGATCACATAACAGCGAAGCCTTACAACTTAAACGCCATGTCACATTTTTATCCATCCATCCCCGGGGACCATAGCCTCAATTACCATGACCCCAACCCACAACACTCATATAGGTACGACAAGTATGACGAGGTGGACGGGACGCCGACGCCGCCTCCCCCGTCCGTCGCCGTACAGCAGCGGGGCAATCTCGTATCAGGTTACCATCCAGTTCCGACGACAGGCCATGTTGAGCCGCATTCGCCGTACACGTGTAACTCCAATGGCGGAATTTCCGGAAATACAGACGGCATCCATATGGAGAAACGGACGGAACTTCCACCGCAGGCATACGCCTACCAAACGGAAAAAGTGGAAAACTGGCAATACGGAGGTGCGCCGCAGATGACCCTTGCGCAACAACCGGAAGCGTCCTCAAAGGCCGCGGTTTTTCTGTGTAACAGAGAGCTATGGTCACGCTTTCACGTACACACGACGGAAATGATTGTCACGAAACAGGGCAGGTGGGTACAATGGCATCAAAGTTGATTCTAATGTTATTTAGCTTGATTGTAGAGACAgttacaaatgtacatgtataatttgcAATGTATCTTGCACGCTTAGTCTCTtgattcattttataatataaacgtTGCATTTGTATTTGGCCTTGGGAAGCAGTCCTCAAACTATTTACCTCGAAGAAATGGATACTCATCCTATAATGTTCTCTTTTGATCTCCAGGAGGATGTTTCCCGTCCTGGAGTACTCGTTAACGGGATTGGTTCCCTCGCGGATGTACAATGTGTATGTTGACATGGTGCTTGCCGACAACAATCATTGGAAGTTCCAAAACGGGCAGTGGATTGCAGTGGGGGAAGCAGAGCCGTTGCCCAAAAGTATGTATATGGTTCACAATAGGTACCAGCTATTTTCCTTTGGCATTTCATATGGACCAAAGCCTGGTACGCAATAGCTGCCTGTTCTTTTACCTTGACATTCCATAGGGACCAAAGCCTGGTACGCAATAGCTGCCAGTTCTTTTACCTTGACATTTCATAGGGACCAAAGCCTGGTTCACAATAGGTACCAGCTATTTTCCTTTGGCATTTCATATGAGCCAAAGCCTGGTACGCACTAGCTGCCAGTTATTTTACCGTGACATTCCATAGAGACCAAAGCCTGGTACGCAATAGCTGCCAGTTATTTTACCTTGACATTCCATATGGACCAAAGCCTGGTACGCAATAGCTGCCAGTTCTTTTACCTTGACATTCCATAGAGACCAAAGCCTGGTACGCACTAGCTGACAGTTCTTTTACCTTGACATTCGATAGAGACCAAAGCCTGGTACGCATTAGCTGCCAGTTCTTTTACCTTGACATTCCATAGAGACCAAAGCCTGGTACGCTATAGCTGCCAGTTCTTTTACCTTGACATCCCATAGAGACCAAAGCCTGGTACGCTATAGCTGCCAGTTCTTTTACCTTGACATTCCATAGAGACCAAAGCCTGGTACGCACTAGCTGCCAGTTCTTTTACCTTAATATTCCATAGGGACAAAAGCCTGAAGCGTAAAAGGTACCAGTTATTTTCCTTTGGCATTTTATTGGGGCCAAAGCCTGGTGCGCAAAAGGTACCAGTTAATTAACTTTGGCATTTCATATGGACCAATGCATGGTGCGCAATAGCTGCAAATGTTTCTTTGACACGTAATAAGTACCAACGCGTGGTGCCAAGTTGTTCCACTTTACATATCATAATGACCAACGCGTGGTGCGATATTGGTGCTACGGGATTGTTTTTGTACCACTGTGTAGACTCTTAGCAAATTATGCTGAGACTAACGGCCACAATGGTCAAACTATATTCCTCTCATAATACTGTATACCAAATGTGACAAGTGTTTTTACCGAAAATGGCGAACTGTTTAAGATGCACTTtaactcccagataagatttaccacaattaataatattgtttaaatattccaaaaaggttgaataaatgtcgaaaacaatggttcctatGAAGGACAccgcgtttaatttgaaagaaatgagcataaaacacggtatttctaccttatgagacaatagtagaccacagtaaatcttttagcattcaccaatcatttaatattttctgctatttaatacacggttacactcttgttatcagtaattcatattttccattaaaacattattaagtaaatAGTTAGCAGGTCtaacattcaaaatgtatgtttgttatacatgtgtatgtattgattttgaataagagtgccactttaatgATGGGtaatgtatgcaaaataagaGTTCGACTTCTATTTGGGTTTCGCTCTTGgtatggtgttgttgttttttgttgttgttttttttggtgggggggggggttaaaatacttcaatatatcatttattgactacatattttatgtttttttcctcAATGATGTATAATTTTGACTTTTTTCCCACCAGCTGGGCGGATCTACCTCCACCCCGACTCTCCCAACACTGGCGCCCACTGGATGAAACAGGACATCATCTTTAACAAGCTCAAACTGACCAACAATAAGAGCAACTCAAATGGACAGGTGAGATGAGTTTAGTTGAGTTGagatgagttgagttgagttaaTTTATTCTCGAGTCTGAATGCATATAgatttgtattgcatttaaagttCACATTGGGTTCCATGCAAAACAGTACGATAATGCTGGATTCATGTTGTATAAAAACTCGGGGGTTGTGACGTCATTgattatttcaatatcttttgaattttataaacaagatattttttagtttatgtttttctatagtatgcatttttatttactttccaTTGGTTTACTGAGATTTTTACATTTgctatttttcactgttttgaaattttagcctggggacacaatttcaatgcAGTTTATGATTGTTTACTCTCCTCAGATTGTGTTGAACTCCATGCACAAGTACCAGCCCCGTATTAACGTCATAGAGGTGGGGCCGTGTAAGACTGGGGACCCAAAGACCCTACAGACCCATTTCTTCCCGGAGACTCAATTCATCACCGTAACTGCCTACCAAAACACGGATGTAAGTAGTTAATGAAAGCTTTATATTTATTAAGcttatattttcttcttttctatttcttcataattatatatatatatatattaacatgttatcattgattgaaattaatgcagttttctttttttctttcttttatacATTTGCCCAAATAAGTATGAAACAAGGATAATATGACTCTCTAAGATAATTTCACAATACCACCAACAAATGTCAAACTATGTCGTCATGGTaacaaatattacaacaaaCTGTATACATGTCTCACCACAGCACCAGTTTATGAGATATAAGGTGctatataaataactttttttttttaaaagatgggTCTGGAAACGGGCccattaattgataaaaaacgCATAGAAGTAACCCGTCAATAGAAATAATTAGTTATTACCTATGTCTTACTTTCCAGATCACACAGCTCAAAATCGACCACAATCCCTTCGCTAAGGGTTTCAGGGACACCCAGGATGGGTAGGTTTATTGTTGTGTATATTGTTCATGTATGTATAGGTCTAAAGTGATAGTTTCAGTCTTGTCAGATGGTATAATGTTATCCTGATTATAGGACAACCTACATGTTCAGCCAATGAACTTGCAGATATGCAATCAAAATGTACATTAAAAGTCTTGAAGTGaaatctaaatgattaagaagggttCGTTTGCAACGCTCACTTAACTCGTCCATTCTTAATCGTTAAGAATTTTCTTGTACTATGGCATAACGAGAATCCTCacataaatcattttgtcaaataCCAGTAATGTTCCTTTTGATAGACTAGTGAAtaaggaaatgttttttttttgtcgagttttacaaatatatttctttggtAACGTTATCCACTTAAAGATATTGTGCTTACAGCAACATCCAGATGCCGCGAAACTTCAACTTCCAGCCTCAGTCGACCGCAATCCATCCTGAAATGTACGGCGCTCCCAcgtacggccgtattccaccaCCACATCCCTCCATGGCGTTCCCACAGCCACCACTAACGTCAGGTAGCATCATTAAAACGGAACCCTCGACGTCCGACAGCTATTATCCAAATGGCGGTTACCCTATGGTGACTGAGTCCATGCGCTCGCTCCCTTATAGTTACCCGCCCATGAGTTACCCTCTATACACCACGCCGATCACAGAGGCGGAGGGCGGCCAGAGCTACGGGGCGCCCGGAGGGGAGGGATCACCGACGCGCTACAACAACTTCCGGATGACCCCACCGACAAGCGACCAGTACGAGCAGGCACCGGACCAGTACTGGCAGCAGGCGGATGATAAGGACTTTGAAAACGAACAACCTAATAAGCGAGCACGTTACAGTAGTGACGATTACGGCTCCTAGGCAATAATGGACGGAAATTTTGGCAAATTGTTCGTCGCATACATATCAGGGCTGTTGACCCCGGGTTGAATGACACAAGTATTGAATTTCCATAacattttcatagaaaatagaAGGTCAGTAAactgaaatgttgtttgaaatatgtaGGAAAGTCACCGAAAGTCAATGATCGGACGGTCTCGACGTCGCTGTCGGGAACAATCGAGTTTTACCGAATGTTTCCGACTATTGTCCGGAAACTGCCGAACATGTAGGTATATTATAGACTTTTAAAAGCGTGTTCAAATAGTAACACTAGTCCAATGGCATCGAAAGTGCATtatcagaaatgtttatttttgttgtatacattttatttatattttgttgtaaatatataaatatattatataacgtGTATAGTACATGCATTTTATCATGAGTTTACCATAATCATAAACTATTGTAAATACGTATTGGTAGATATATGGGGAGATATCGAGCAGTAAGCTTATCTATCATTTGGAAAAATACTAGTAGAAGCCAACATATACTTATTATACCTCATTTCCGTCCGCTCATTCTGTACATAAGATT
This genomic stretch from Mya arenaria isolate MELC-2E11 chromosome 10, ASM2691426v1 harbors:
- the LOC128204456 gene encoding T-box protein 1-like, with protein sequence MSAATLVQNDVGMLRDTYDSGSGYYSAKGEPLPPTTELPRYHGRDGLFTEDHVTGRGEAQVESGSSGEDSYIAEDGEAETYSHGSEGDEGEGSGRYATLETVNSAYLTGAATGNVNDNVYRNVSQAQDVNVIEFKDHITAKPYNLNAMSHFYPSIPGDHSLNYHDPNPQHSYRYDKYDEVDGTPTPPPPSVAVQQRGNLVSGYHPVPTTGHVEPHSPYTCNSNGGISGNTDGIHMEKRTELPPQAYAYQTEKVENWQYGGAPQMTLAQQPEASSKAAVFLCNRELWSRFHVHTTEMIVTKQGRRMFPVLEYSLTGLVPSRMYNVYVDMVLADNNHWKFQNGQWIAVGEAEPLPKTGRIYLHPDSPNTGAHWMKQDIIFNKLKLTNNKSNSNGQIVLNSMHKYQPRINVIEVGPCKTGDPKTLQTHFFPETQFITVTAYQNTDITQLKIDHNPFAKGFRDTQDGNIQMPRNFNFQPQSTAIHPEMYGAPTYGRIPPPHPSMAFPQPPLTSGSIIKTEPSTSDSYYPNGGYPMVTESMRSLPYSYPPMSYPLYTTPITEAEGGQSYGAPGGEGSPTRYNNFRMTPPTSDQYEQAPDQYWQQADDKDFENEQPNKRARYSSDDYGS